The Chloroflexota bacterium genomic sequence ATACGGCGGCAGCACCACCGCTCCGGACGCCCCCAGATCGGTCCAGCGCCGTCCCAGCTCGATGACGGCAGCCGTGGCGGGCGCGTAGGCCGCGACCAGCACCGGGAGCCGTCCGCCAAGCTCGCCCGTCACCAGGCCGACGACTTCCTCCTGCTCGGCCCGGCTGAGGAACATGGCCTCGGACGCCACGCCCAGCAGAAACAGCCCGTCGCAACCGCAGGTTTCACGGTGACGCAGCAGCCGCGTCAGGCTCGCGCGGTCGATTGCGCCGTCGGCGTCGAACGGCGTCTGCAGGATCGAGTAGAACCGCCCGAGTCGAGCGTCGCTCACCAGTTCGTATACGAGCCGTCGCGGCGGCGCAGGTGGGGGGCTTCCCAGAACATCGTCGGATGGTCCGCCAGCGCGTCTTCGTTGAGCTTGACGCCCAGCCCCGGCGCCTCGGGCAGCGGAAACGCGTCGCCCTCGATGTCCAAACCCTCGGGGAACAGGTCCGGCGGACGAGCCCGCGTGTGCCAGTTGTATTCGAGCAGGGCGAAGTTCGGCACAGCCGCGCACAGGTGCACCGCCGCCGCCGTCGAGATTGGTCCCAACGGGTTGTGGGGCATCAGGTCCAGGTAGTGGGCCTCCGCCATGCCGGCCACCTTCTTGGCTGCGGTGAATCCACCGACGTTGCACACGTCCAGCCGCACGTAGTTGCTCAGCCCACGCTCGATGAACGGCGCAAACACATAGATACCCGAAAACTCCTCGCCGATGGCGAACGGAATGTCGGTCATCGCGCGCAGCGAGGCATAGGCGTCGGGGCTTTCGGACCTGATCGGCTCTTCCAGGAACATCAGGTTGACGTCGTCGACCAGCCGGCAGAACTCGGCGGCGTCGGCCACGCTGAGCCGGTGGTGGAGGTCGATCCCCAGGCGCACTCGCGGTCCCACGCGGTCGCGCACCGCGCGCAGCATCTCCGCCGAAGCCACCACAGACTCCCAGGGCTCGTATACGTCCTCCGGCGCTTCGGGATCGTCATCGGTCGACATCACGGGGGAGAAGCGAATCGTGCCCCAGCCATTGGCCGCGAGGTCCGCCGCGCGATCGGGCATGGTCGCGCCGTCGCCGGCGACGGCATCCGCGAAGCACGTGACCTTGTGGCGCGACGCTCCGCCTAGAAGTTGCCAGACCGGCGTGTTGAGGTGCTGGCCGAGAATGTCCCAGAGCGCGATGTCGATGGCCGAGGCGGCGGCGGTGATGACGGTGCCGCCTTCGAAATACTGGCTGCGGTAGAGCACCTGGTTGATGTCTTCGATCCGCCGCGGGTCCTTGCCGATGAGAAACTCGCGGTAGTGGTCGAACATGCCCCCGACCGCCCGCTCACGGCCCGCCGTGCCGGACTCTCCCAGCCCCGAGATGCCGGCGTCGGTCTCCACCTTCACGACGATCTGGGGCCGCATCCCCACCGTGGGCGCAAAGTGCTTGACGTCGGTGATCCGCATGTCGCCTCCCCGCGAGGGTTGGGTGCGCTCGCACCCGCGGAACCGGCAGCCTATGATCGCATGCTGCCCAAGGAGTTTGGCGCCCGTTGTCGCTGGGCCGCGGGCGAGCAAAGGCGGACCATCCCGTGGACCTGCTGTTCTGCAACGACTACATGCCGGACCTCTCGGGCGGCATCCAGGCAGCCCTTCCCGATCACCGGGTGCGCACCTGTCCCCAGGACAAGGTCGCGGAGTACGCGGGCGACGCCGCGGTCCTGCTTCCAGCACGGGCCATCATCGACGCCACCGTCCTCGACGCCTCCCCGCAGTTGCGCCTGGTCCAGCAGCCCGGCGTCGGGCTCGACGCCATCGACGTGGCGGCGGCAAACGCCCGCGGCGTTCGTGTGGCCAACGTGCCCTCGGCCGACGGCGGGCTCGCACAAGCCGTGGCGGAAATGGCGCTCTTCCTGCTAATCGGCGGGGGACGCCGCTATCCGCGGCTGCTCGAGGGCATTCGCACCCAGGACTGGAACGTGCCGTTCGGACACTCGCTGTTCGGCGCCAGGGTCTGCGTCATCGGGCTGGGAGGCATCGGGAGCCAGCTGGTGCGGCTGTTGCAGCCATTCGGCTGCGAAATCGTCGGCGTGCGCCGCACGCCGCGCGACACGGATGTGCAGGAGCTTGGGTTGACGTCAGTGCATTCGCCCGACGAGCTGCATGAGGCCGTGCGCGGGTGTCGCTTCATCGCGCTGGCCACGCCGCTCACGCCCGAGACCGAGGGCATGATCAACGCCGAATCCATCGCCGCCATGGACGACGACGCCGTGATCGTGAATGTGGCGCGGGGTCACGTAATCGACCGCGAGGCGCTCATCGACGCGCTGCGCCGCGGCAAGCTGAGCACGGCCGGGATCGACGTCTTCTGGGAGGAACCGGTCGATCCCACGGACCCACTCTTTGACCATGAGGTGTTCGTCACGCCGCACGCCTCGAACGCATGCGATGCCTTCGTTCGCGAGACTTCGGCCGGCGTCGCCGAAAACGTGCGGCGGTTGATCGCGGGTGAGCCGCTCCTCTGGGAGGCGCGAGCGCCGTGATCGTTGACGTCCACACCCACCTGAGCACCTCCGAGCAGTGGGGCCCGCAGTTCAGCCGGGCCATCGAGATGACCTATCCGCCGGACGTGCTCGATATCAACGTCACGCCCGAGCGGCACTGGGAGGCCGAAAGAACGGCCGATCGAGTGATCGTGTTCGGCATCAACTCGATCGCCATGGAGATGTGCACGCCCAACGATCACATCGCCGGCTACGTGCGCCAGCACCCCGAGAAGCTAATCGGTTTTATGTCAATTGACCCGAATCAACCGGACGCCCTCGACGAGATCGACCGCTGCGTGACCGATCTCGGCCTGCGCGGCATCAAGATGAGCCCCGTCTATCAGCACTATCACCCGAACGACCCGAAGGCCGGGCGCGTCCATGCCCGCGCCCAGGAGCTGGGGCTGCCGATCCTGACCCATGCGGCCTACCAGGGCATGGCGAACACGCCGATGGAGTTGGCCAGTCCGCTGCTCTACGACCCGGTGGCGCGCGAGTTTCCGGACCTCAGGATCATCCTGGCGCACATCGGCCTGCCGTGGTTCGCCGACGCCATGGTCGTGGCGCGCAAGCACCCCAATGTCTTCACCGACGTGTCGGGTCTCGAAAACAAGCCGTGGTGGCTCTACCAGGCGCTGGCCATGCTCAGCGAGTTCGGCGCCATCGACAACGTGCTCTTCGGCAGCGACCTGCCCTTCAGTACCGTCGACGGCACCATCAACACCCTGCGAAACATCAACGCCGTCACCGAGGGCACCGGGCTGCCGAAGATTCCGTCCGAGGAGATCGAGGGCATCATCCACCGCGACAGTTTGAGCCTCTTGGGCTTGGAATAGCTGCCCGTCCCCCGCGCCTGTCAGCGGATCGCGGTGGATGGAGTCACCGCATGCGGACGGGACGCCGGTGCGCGTTTCTCGGCAACATCGGTTACGGTCACGGTCACCGTTGCCGTCGCGGTCCCGCCGTTGCCGTCACTGGCTTGGCGCGTCTCTAATCGCGAGCAGGTGCCGGGCGGGGGCGCCGGTCGAGATCCCGGCGGGGAGCTCGCCGAACCACAGAAAGAGCGTCTCCGCGCCATGCTCGACCACCTGGTCTTCCACGGCCGTCACCTTGAAGCTGGCGGTGGTCGCGCCCGCGGCGATCGTCACGCTGGCCGGCACGCCGGTGACTTCGTCAACGGCGGCCGTCCCGGCAAACACCGTCAGCGGGATCGTCACCGCGCTTGACTGCGCGGCGCTCAGGGTCACGGTCACCGTTACGCTGGCCCCCTCGCGCACCCGCGATAGGGCGCTGCCGAAGGCGACCGTCGGCGGGCAGGCGCCGGTCGTCGCCGTCGCGGCCGTGGACGCCTCGCCCCACGCCGCGGCCAGGGTTGTCCCGTCGCCGTACGCGCTGACCCGGAACTCGTACGCCGTGCCGCAGGTCAGCCCGTCCACCGTGTGCGTCGTCCCCGTGAGCGTGTCGTCGTCCACGGTCCAGGTCTGCGTGCTACTGACGCGGTATTCGACGCGGTACTTGCTCACGTTGGCGACCGCGGCCCAGGACAGCGGGACGCTGGCGGCCGTGACCGTCCCCGCCGTCACGCTGCCGGGCGCCGCGGGCGCCGGGGGCGGGCAGGCGCCGGTCGTGGCCGTCGCGGACGTGGACGCCTCACCCCACGCCGCGGCCAGGGTCGTTCCGTCGCCGTATGCGCTCACTCGAAAGTCGTAGGCGGT encodes the following:
- a CDS encoding mandelate racemase/muconate lactonizing enzyme family protein; its protein translation is MRITDVKHFAPTVGMRPQIVVKVETDAGISGLGESGTAGRERAVGGMFDHYREFLIGKDPRRIEDINQVLYRSQYFEGGTVITAAASAIDIALWDILGQHLNTPVWQLLGGASRHKVTCFADAVAGDGATMPDRAADLAANGWGTIRFSPVMSTDDDPEAPEDVYEPWESVVASAEMLRAVRDRVGPRVRLGIDLHHRLSVADAAEFCRLVDDVNLMFLEEPIRSESPDAYASLRAMTDIPFAIGEEFSGIYVFAPFIERGLSNYVRLDVCNVGGFTAAKKVAGMAEAHYLDLMPHNPLGPISTAAAVHLCAAVPNFALLEYNWHTRARPPDLFPEGLDIEGDAFPLPEAPGLGVKLNEDALADHPTMFWEAPHLRRRDGSYTNW
- a CDS encoding NAD(P)-binding domain-containing protein, with product MDLLFCNDYMPDLSGGIQAALPDHRVRTCPQDKVAEYAGDAAVLLPARAIIDATVLDASPQLRLVQQPGVGLDAIDVAAANARGVRVANVPSADGGLAQAVAEMALFLLIGGGRRYPRLLEGIRTQDWNVPFGHSLFGARVCVIGLGGIGSQLVRLLQPFGCEIVGVRRTPRDTDVQELGLTSVHSPDELHEAVRGCRFIALATPLTPETEGMINAESIAAMDDDAVIVNVARGHVIDREALIDALRRGKLSTAGIDVFWEEPVDPTDPLFDHEVFVTPHASNACDAFVRETSAGVAENVRRLIAGEPLLWEARAP
- a CDS encoding amidohydrolase family protein, translated to MIVDVHTHLSTSEQWGPQFSRAIEMTYPPDVLDINVTPERHWEAERTADRVIVFGINSIAMEMCTPNDHIAGYVRQHPEKLIGFMSIDPNQPDALDEIDRCVTDLGLRGIKMSPVYQHYHPNDPKAGRVHARAQELGLPILTHAAYQGMANTPMELASPLLYDPVAREFPDLRIILAHIGLPWFADAMVVARKHPNVFTDVSGLENKPWWLYQALAMLSEFGAIDNVLFGSDLPFSTVDGTINTLRNINAVTEGTGLPKIPSEEIEGIIHRDSLSLLGLE